In one window of Halanaerobiaceae bacterium ANBcell28 DNA:
- a CDS encoding septum formation initiator family protein, translating into MKKIFFSPFKIILILVFIIIASRFYSNHQHISSLREEISYKESQVLLAEKRRQALLDELENINNPDFIEKIARQELGLVKPGEMLIIPVEESK; encoded by the coding sequence TTGAAGAAGATTTTCTTTAGTCCTTTTAAAATAATATTAATACTTGTTTTTATTATAATTGCTTCCCGTTTTTATAGCAATCACCAACATATAAGTAGTTTAAGAGAGGAAATAAGTTACAAAGAAAGTCAAGTTTTATTAGCAGAAAAAAGGAGACAAGCTTTATTAGATGAATTAGAAAATATAAATAATCCTGATTTTATTGAAAAAATAGCACGTCAGGAGTTAGGTTTAGTTAAACCTGGAGAGATGTTAATTATACCTGTTGAAGAATCAAAATAA